The Vicia villosa cultivar HV-30 ecotype Madison, WI linkage group LG1, Vvil1.0, whole genome shotgun sequence genome includes a region encoding these proteins:
- the LOC131639514 gene encoding uncharacterized protein LOC131639514 yields the protein MELSNTVSAINKDSSSVSSNNMGSFPSPGAPYYRERTRRYENNKGWSSERVSKQTNDNGSRRHTMSGLTPFSGGRTMPSKWDEAERWICSPVSASYADSRRNSRTQQQLQQRRPKSISGPIVPPLPPGVACYSNYSPLAQQLRQGFVVRNLMVSSPFSTGVLAPVAVSVRHYEEHDGNEESERSLVPRYDKGTQMSPTETENDVDSSPKSSATSAIDQEDCYYPKLEVRDVEVDSEATVMRGSKRHGTKSIKNDLMHRSELRENSVQVSDWDIEESTLDTSKLRREEAKIAAWENLQKAKAEAAMRKLEMKLEKKRSSTMDKILKKLRRAQLKAESMRSLVPVQQEHHTSKICKVFSFPKYVQIRSLSSCFSSQTQ from the exons ATGGAACTCTCTAACACAGTGAGTGCCATAAACAAGGATTCTTCTTCTGTTTCCTCAAACAATATGGGTTCTTTTCCAAGTCCAGGAGCACCGTATTACAGAGAGAGAACAAGAAGGTATGAGAACAACAAGGGATGGAGCTCAGAGAGAGTATCAAAGCAAACAAACGACAACGGCAGTAGAAGACACACTATGTCAGGTTTAACACCTTTCAGTGGTGGAAGAACAATGCCATCGAAATGGGATGAAGCTGAGAGATGGATTTGTAGTCCAGTTTCAGCATCATATGCTGATAGCAGAAGAAACTCACGTACACAACAACAGCTTCAACAACGAAGACCCAAGTCAATAAGTGGTCCAATTGTTCCTCCTCTTCCTCCTGGAGTGGCTTGTTACTCAAACTATTCACCTTTGGCGCAACAACTGAGACAAGGTTTTGTTGTGAGGAATTTAATGGTTAGCTCACCTTTTTCAACAGGAGTGTTGGCACCTGTTGCTGTTTCTGTTCGCCATTATGAGGAACATGATGGAAATGAGGAAAGTGAGAGATCTCTTGTTCCAAGATATGATAAAGGTACTCAAATGAGTCCTACAGAAACTGAGAATGATGTAGATTCATCTCCGAAATCTTCTGCCACTTCGGCCATAGATCAAGAAGATTGCTATTATCCTAAACTAGAAGTCAGAGATGTGGAGGTTGACAGTGAAGCTACTGTTATGAGGGGATCCAAGAGACATGGAACCAAATCGATCAAAAATGACTTAATGCATAGATCAGAATTGAGAGAGAATAGTGTTCAAGTTTCAGATTGGGATATTGAAGAATCAACCTTGGACACTTCCAA GTTACGGAGAGAGGAAGCCAAAATCGCTGCTTGGGAGAATTTGCAGAAAGCAAAAGCTGAAGCTGCAATGCGGAAACTCGAG ATGAAATTGGAGAAGAAAAGATCTTCAACGATGGATAAGATTCTGAAAAAGCTTAGAAGGGCGCAGTTGAAAGCAGAAAGTATGAGAAGCTTAGTACCTGTACAACAGGAACATCACACTTCCAAGATTTGCAAAGTATTTTCATTCCCTAAATATGTCCAGATAAGGTCTCTAAGCAGCTGCTTCAGTAGCCAAACTCAGTGA